From Propionispora vibrioides, the proteins below share one genomic window:
- the uvrB gene encoding excinuclease ABC subunit UvrB, producing MAIVPKLNKPTIDTEGGIPFKIEAPFQPTGDQPGAIAALVKGIERGDRTQVLLGATGTGKTFTIAQVIEKVQKPTLVIAHNKTLAAQLASEFKEFFPNNAVEYFVSYYDYYQPEAYIAHTDTYIEKDASINDEIDKLRHSATSSLFERRDVIIVASVSCIYGLGSPDEYRDLVLSLRQGQIRDRDDILRKLVDIQYERNDINFVRGKFRVRGDVIEIFPAAYGEKAIRVELFGDEVERILEIDTLTGEVLAERKHIAIYPASHYVTSRETMQRAMGDIEAELAGQLALFRAQGKLLEAQRLEQRTNYDLEMMQEMGYCSGIENYSRHLTGRKPGESPFTLIDFFPDDFLIVIDESHVTLPQLRAMYAGDRSRKQSLVENGFRLPSAFDNRPLQFNEFEERIRQIVYVSATPAAYEMEEASQVAQQVIRPTGLVDPEIEVRPIKGQMDDLLGEIKLRAAANERVLITTLTKKMAEDLTEFLKETGIRVRYLHSDIATIERGEIIRDLRAGVFDVLIGINLLREGLDMPEVSLVTILDADKEGFLRSETSLIQTIGRAARNVNGKVILYADRITDSMRRAIAETNRRRDIQEQYNTMYGITPQTVQKRVKDLIETTKVAELPAEYKTDRIGNLNKKEMLELVGKLEKEMREASKKLEFERAAELRDMIVELKERAGQPKPVSRKKAK from the coding sequence ATGGCCATAGTCCCTAAATTGAATAAACCCACCATAGATACTGAAGGCGGTATTCCCTTTAAAATTGAGGCTCCCTTTCAGCCGACCGGCGATCAGCCGGGGGCGATCGCGGCCCTGGTGAAGGGGATTGAACGGGGTGACCGGACGCAGGTCCTGTTAGGGGCGACCGGTACCGGGAAGACTTTTACTATTGCTCAGGTGATTGAAAAGGTACAGAAGCCGACTTTGGTGATTGCCCATAATAAGACACTGGCGGCTCAGCTTGCCAGCGAGTTTAAGGAATTTTTCCCCAACAATGCGGTGGAGTATTTTGTCAGTTACTACGACTACTACCAGCCCGAAGCCTACATTGCCCACACTGACACCTACATTGAGAAGGATGCTTCGATCAATGATGAGATCGACAAGCTGCGCCATTCGGCTACCAGCTCGCTGTTTGAGCGGCGGGACGTCATTATTGTGGCCAGCGTGTCCTGCATTTATGGTTTAGGTTCGCCCGATGAATACCGTGATCTGGTGCTGTCGTTGCGCCAGGGGCAAATCCGGGACCGTGATGATATTTTACGCAAGCTGGTAGACATCCAGTATGAACGGAACGATATTAATTTTGTCCGCGGCAAGTTTCGTGTCCGGGGTGATGTCATTGAGATTTTTCCTGCCGCCTACGGTGAGAAGGCTATCCGTGTTGAACTGTTCGGCGACGAGGTGGAGCGTATTCTGGAAATTGACACCCTCACCGGTGAGGTGCTGGCCGAACGTAAGCATATTGCCATCTATCCGGCTTCTCACTATGTTACTTCCCGTGAAACCATGCAACGGGCCATGGGGGATATTGAAGCCGAACTGGCCGGGCAACTGGCCTTGTTTAGGGCGCAGGGCAAACTGCTGGAAGCGCAGCGCCTGGAGCAGCGGACCAATTACGACCTGGAAATGATGCAGGAAATGGGCTATTGTTCAGGCATCGAAAATTATTCCCGCCATTTGACTGGCCGTAAACCGGGCGAATCACCGTTCACACTGATTGACTTTTTCCCCGACGATTTCCTGATCGTCATTGATGAGTCCCATGTGACGCTGCCACAGCTCAGGGCGATGTATGCCGGTGACCGATCCCGCAAACAATCGCTGGTGGAAAATGGCTTCCGCCTGCCGTCGGCTTTTGACAACCGGCCGCTGCAATTTAACGAGTTTGAAGAACGGATTCGTCAGATTGTGTATGTATCGGCCACCCCGGCCGCTTATGAAATGGAAGAGGCCAGCCAGGTGGCGCAGCAGGTTATCCGGCCTACCGGCCTGGTCGATCCGGAGATTGAGGTCCGTCCGATCAAAGGGCAGATGGACGATCTGCTGGGCGAGATCAAGCTGCGGGCCGCTGCCAATGAGCGGGTGCTGATTACCACGCTGACCAAGAAAATGGCGGAGGATTTGACGGAATTTTTAAAGGAAACCGGTATCCGGGTGCGGTATTTGCATTCCGACATTGCTACCATTGAACGGGGCGAGATTATCCGGGACCTACGGGCCGGTGTATTTGATGTGCTGATTGGCATCAATCTGCTGCGGGAAGGTCTGGATATGCCCGAGGTGTCTCTGGTCACCATTCTGGATGCCGACAAGGAAGGCTTTTTGCGGTCCGAGACCTCGCTGATCCAGACGATCGGTCGGGCGGCCCGCAATGTCAACGGCAAGGTTATTCTTTATGCCGACCGGATTACCGATTCCATGCGGCGGGCCATTGCCGAGACCAACCGCCGCCGCGATATTCAGGAGCAGTATAATACGATGTACGGCATTACGCCCCAGACGGTGCAAAAACGGGTTAAAGATCTGATTGAGACCACTAAGGTAGCCGAATTGCCGGCGGAATACAAGACCGACCGGATTGGCAACTTAAATAAAAAAGAGATGCTGGAACTGGTCGGCAAGCTGGAAAAGGAGATGCGCGAAGCCTCCAAGAAGCTGGAGTTCGAACGCGCCGCCGAACTGCGCGACATGATTGTCGAGTTGAAGGAACGGGCCGGGCAGCCTAAGCCGGTAAGCCGGAAGAAAGCAAAATAA
- a CDS encoding S41 family peptidase — translation MSRRKTIAGAVLLVVLTFFATTGGYLYLLNVNAADLAGTWQIFHAMQIIKSRYVEETGTDTLVAGAIKGMVGSLGDPHSIYMDPKMYKEFMIETEGSFGGVGIVVGMKDKQLMVVSPIEGTPGDQAGIKSGDQIVKIDGQDTKDMLLDEAVNKIRGPEGSQIVLSIKRGAEPVLDYTVTRSSIQIKTVAGKMLPGQIGYIRISMFNENTGNDFVQKYQELEQQGMKAIVLDLRDNPGGLLEESVKVASKFVPKGPVVSVVDRQGNRETHQSDLAAVKYPTVVLVNGGSASASEIVAGAIQDTGAGTLVGTKTYGKGSVQTLMRLNGGAIKLTIAKYLTPNDRSINGIGIEPDVKVELPQNQPVTTDIQLDKALEIIKSKL, via the coding sequence TTGAGTCGGCGTAAGACGATTGCGGGAGCCGTATTATTGGTCGTATTGACCTTTTTTGCAACCACCGGAGGGTATTTGTATCTGCTGAATGTTAATGCAGCGGATCTGGCCGGTACCTGGCAGATATTTCATGCCATGCAAATTATCAAAAGCCGGTATGTGGAAGAGACGGGAACCGATACCCTGGTGGCCGGCGCCATCAAGGGGATGGTCGGTTCGCTGGGAGATCCCCATTCCATTTACATGGATCCCAAAATGTATAAGGAATTTATGATTGAAACGGAAGGTTCCTTCGGCGGCGTAGGTATTGTGGTCGGCATGAAGGATAAACAGTTGATGGTTGTATCGCCGATTGAAGGAACGCCGGGGGATCAGGCCGGCATTAAGAGCGGCGACCAGATTGTTAAAATTGACGGGCAGGACACGAAAGATATGCTGCTGGATGAAGCGGTCAATAAGATCAGAGGGCCGGAAGGTTCGCAAATTGTCCTGTCCATCAAGCGGGGCGCCGAGCCGGTGCTGGATTATACTGTAACCCGGTCCAGTATCCAGATTAAGACGGTGGCCGGGAAAATGCTGCCGGGACAGATTGGGTACATCCGTATTTCCATGTTTAATGAAAATACGGGCAACGACTTTGTGCAGAAGTATCAGGAACTGGAGCAACAGGGCATGAAGGCCATTGTTCTCGATTTGCGGGATAATCCGGGTGGGTTGTTGGAGGAAAGCGTGAAAGTGGCTTCCAAGTTTGTGCCCAAAGGACCGGTCGTGTCGGTTGTTGACCGTCAGGGGAACCGTGAGACGCACCAGTCTGATCTGGCGGCCGTAAAGTATCCGACAGTCGTGCTGGTTAATGGTGGCAGCGCCAGCGCCTCGGAGATTGTTGCCGGGGCCATTCAGGATACGGGAGCCGGTACGTTGGTCGGAACCAAGACTTACGGCAAAGGTTCGGTGCAGACGCTGATGCGCCTGAACGGCGGAGCGATCAAGCTGACTATTGCCAAGTACCTGACGCCCAATGACCGCTCGATTAACGGGATCGGCATTGAGCCCGACGTGAAGGTGGAATTGCCGCAGAATCAGCCGGTAACTACCGATATTCAACTGGATAAGGCTTTGGAAATTATTAAAAGCAAGCTATAA
- a CDS encoding murein hydrolase activator EnvC family protein, whose amino-acid sequence MVTIRRYLAVLLVLLVAVLAVMPALADELEQKQQELQSMQQQMQQQKERAARAQTQVNSVSERLRSIQGDLDVAQKEYSAIQDQLEATEKKIEVNGEILAKAEDDLADRSQVLNKRMRDIYKNGQVNYLDVLFGANDFNDFVTRMDILKRVARQDVDLVNKVKAERELILAKKAELETDRANIVDLKKAAEEKKALISARKQEQQKTLDSAISERDQAESAYQELQENSRQIEQMIRRIQPGNAGSAGGSGALMWPASGPITSPFGWRTHPIFGTARYHSGIDIGADYGDTVVAADSGVVIFADWMGGYGKAVVIDHGGGVSTLYGHNSELLVSEGQRVSKGQAISRVGATGYATGPHLHFEVRENGSPVDPMSYLP is encoded by the coding sequence ATGGTGACCATTCGCCGTTATCTGGCAGTGCTGCTGGTATTGCTTGTAGCCGTTCTTGCCGTTATGCCGGCTCTGGCTGACGAACTGGAGCAGAAGCAGCAGGAATTGCAAAGCATGCAGCAGCAGATGCAGCAGCAAAAGGAACGGGCTGCCAGAGCACAAACCCAAGTTAACAGTGTATCGGAAAGGCTTCGTTCGATACAGGGCGATCTCGATGTGGCACAGAAAGAGTATTCGGCCATTCAGGACCAATTAGAGGCAACGGAAAAAAAGATCGAAGTAAATGGTGAGATTTTGGCTAAGGCCGAGGATGATCTGGCCGATCGCAGCCAAGTTTTGAATAAAAGAATGCGCGACATTTATAAAAACGGTCAGGTTAATTATCTGGATGTATTGTTTGGTGCCAATGATTTTAATGATTTTGTGACCCGGATGGACATTTTGAAGCGAGTGGCCCGCCAGGATGTTGATCTGGTCAATAAGGTGAAGGCCGAACGTGAGCTGATCCTGGCTAAGAAGGCGGAACTGGAAACCGACCGTGCGAACATTGTGGACTTGAAAAAAGCGGCGGAGGAAAAGAAAGCTTTAATTAGCGCTCGCAAGCAGGAGCAGCAGAAAACGCTGGACAGCGCCATCAGTGAACGGGATCAGGCGGAAAGCGCTTACCAGGAACTGCAGGAAAATTCCCGTCAGATTGAGCAGATGATTCGTCGCATCCAGCCAGGCAATGCCGGTTCGGCTGGTGGATCAGGGGCTTTGATGTGGCCGGCCAGCGGACCGATTACTTCGCCTTTTGGCTGGCGGACGCATCCGATTTTCGGCACTGCCCGCTATCATAGCGGCATTGATATCGGCGCCGACTATGGTGACACGGTCGTAGCGGCCGACAGTGGCGTGGTAATTTTCGCCGATTGGATGGGCGGCTATGGCAAGGCGGTTGTTATCGACCATGGCGGTGGCGTTTCCACCTTGTATGGTCATAATTCCGAGCTGTTGGTGAGTGAAGGACAGCGCGTCAGCAAGGGACAGGCTATCTCCCGGGTAGGCGCCACCGGTTATGCCACCGGGCCGCACCTGCACTTTGAAGTGCGGGAAAACGGCAGTCCTGTTGACCCGATGAGTTATCTGCCGTAA
- the ftsX gene encoding permease-like cell division protein FtsX yields the protein MKIRTMEYFIREAVISLRRNGLMSFASISTVALSLLILGMFLVMVLNLSHMASALESQVEISVYLEDGLNDLEIRETGTRITKIPGVSQVLFVSKDEALERFKQRLGDQQGMLSALGDSNPLPDAFEVKVDKPEQVKPAAQAIAKLKGVENAKFGQEVVEQVFNLARMIRVLGVILIVFLALAALFIISNTIRITVFARRKEIGIMKYVGATDWFIRWPFLIEGMILGFGGALVAVLLLSQTYGALVSQIYQSLAFLPVIPQYPFINHISLFLLIVGAVIGALGSTISLKKFMKV from the coding sequence ATGAAGATTAGGACAATGGAGTATTTTATCCGTGAGGCTGTGATATCGCTGCGCCGGAACGGGCTGATGAGTTTTGCCTCGATCAGCACGGTGGCCTTGTCACTGCTGATTCTGGGTATGTTTCTGGTCATGGTACTCAATCTCAGCCATATGGCGTCCGCGCTGGAGTCACAGGTGGAAATCTCCGTCTATCTGGAGGATGGCTTGAACGATCTGGAAATCAGGGAAACAGGGACACGCATCACGAAAATTCCGGGGGTTTCCCAGGTGCTGTTTGTCAGCAAGGATGAAGCGCTGGAACGGTTTAAACAGCGGCTGGGAGATCAGCAGGGTATGCTAAGCGCCTTGGGCGACAGCAATCCGCTGCCTGATGCGTTTGAGGTCAAAGTGGACAAGCCCGAACAGGTGAAGCCGGCGGCCCAGGCCATTGCCAAGTTAAAAGGCGTGGAAAATGCCAAATTCGGTCAGGAAGTCGTCGAGCAGGTGTTTAATCTGGCGCGGATGATCCGGGTGCTGGGCGTCATTTTAATTGTTTTTTTGGCGCTGGCCGCCTTGTTTATTATTTCCAATACAATCAGGATTACCGTGTTTGCCCGGCGCAAGGAAATCGGCATTATGAAATATGTCGGTGCTACCGACTGGTTTATCCGCTGGCCGTTTTTAATTGAAGGAATGATTCTGGGCTTCGGCGGTGCTCTGGTGGCGGTATTGCTCCTCAGTCAAACCTACGGCGCCCTGGTATCGCAAATCTATCAGTCACTGGCGTTTTTGCCGGTCATTCCCCAATATCCGTTTATCAATCACATCAGCCTCTTCCTGCTGATAGTGGGAGCGGTAATCGGGGCCTTAGGCAGTACCATCTCACTGAAGAAGTTTATGAAAGTGTAG
- the ftsE gene encoding cell division ATP-binding protein FtsE encodes MIQMNGVSKVYSNGSVALSDINVQIDKGEFVFVVGPSGAGKSTFIKLVFREELPTQGDLVVNGRNVGDLEPQEVPYLRRGLGIVFQDYRLLPNRTAYENVAFAMQVVESSHREIQKRVPHVLDLVGLRQKARHYPTQMSGGEQQRIAIARAIVNNPVIVIADEPTGNLDPETSWEIMKIFDRINQNGTTIVMATHDKTVVDGMRKRVIAIEKSRIVRDEAKGVYGYED; translated from the coding sequence TTGATACAAATGAACGGTGTTTCCAAAGTGTACAGCAACGGTTCTGTCGCCCTCTCAGATATTAATGTACAGATTGACAAAGGCGAGTTCGTGTTTGTCGTCGGGCCCAGCGGGGCAGGCAAATCCACCTTTATTAAACTGGTTTTCCGGGAAGAGCTTCCCACCCAGGGCGATCTGGTTGTCAACGGACGGAATGTCGGCGACCTGGAGCCGCAGGAAGTACCCTACTTACGGCGCGGCCTTGGCATTGTGTTTCAGGATTACCGCCTGTTGCCGAATCGGACTGCCTATGAGAACGTGGCTTTTGCCATGCAGGTGGTGGAGAGTTCTCACCGGGAAATTCAAAAACGGGTTCCCCATGTGCTGGACCTTGTCGGTTTACGCCAGAAGGCACGCCATTATCCGACGCAAATGTCGGGCGGTGAGCAACAGCGCATCGCTATTGCCCGGGCAATAGTGAACAATCCCGTTATTGTGATTGCCGATGAACCTACGGGAAATCTGGATCCGGAGACATCCTGGGAAATTATGAAAATCTTTGACCGGATTAATCAGAACGGCACGACCATTGTGATGGCCACCCACGATAAAACGGTGGTTGACGGCATGCGCAAGCGGGTCATTGCCATTGAAAAGAGCCGTATTGTCCGTGATGAAGCCAAGGGGGTATACGGCTATGAAGATTAG
- a CDS encoding site-2 protease family protein, which yields MRPWGTVVYVGRRMIRRMAVAVISLAAVVKFGSLTGMALSMLVSLIAYAAAFGLEFAAGFVLLLFVHEWGHLLASKIVGLRVSNPLFIPFIGAVISLKQRPQTAKMEANIAIGGPAAGTLSALVCLAIYFWTDSTLMLVMAYTACLLNLFNLIPCDPLDGGRIAAAISPFMWWLGSITVGSLFLYTQNFFLLLIFIVSLIRLWKSETAGYYYDMPPGQRFLVLLWYLGLLTVLGVMTLYIAGLLK from the coding sequence GTGAGACCATGGGGTACGGTGGTATATGTCGGCCGCCGTATGATCCGGCGGATGGCGGTAGCTGTAATCAGCCTGGCGGCTGTCGTCAAATTTGGTTCGCTGACCGGGATGGCCCTTTCCATGCTGGTCTCGCTGATTGCCTATGCGGCGGCCTTTGGCCTGGAATTTGCCGCGGGCTTTGTCCTACTATTGTTTGTCCATGAATGGGGTCATTTGCTGGCATCAAAAATTGTGGGACTCAGGGTATCCAATCCCCTGTTTATTCCTTTTATTGGCGCGGTCATCAGTCTGAAACAACGGCCGCAGACGGCTAAGATGGAAGCTAATATTGCAATTGGCGGGCCGGCGGCGGGAACGCTGAGCGCGCTCGTTTGTCTGGCCATTTACTTCTGGACTGACAGCACACTTATGCTGGTGATGGCCTATACGGCTTGCCTGCTCAATTTGTTCAACCTTATTCCCTGTGATCCGTTGGATGGCGGACGCATTGCTGCTGCCATTTCCCCCTTCATGTGGTGGCTTGGCAGCATCACTGTGGGCAGCTTGTTTCTTTATACCCAGAATTTTTTCCTGCTGCTCATTTTTATCGTATCCTTAATCCGGCTTTGGAAAAGTGAAACGGCCGGTTATTATTATGACATGCCGCCAGGTCAGCGGTTTCTGGTGCTGCTTTGGTATTTGGGGCTTTTGACGGTGTTGGGCGTGATGACACTGTATATTGCCGGTCTGCTGAAATAG
- a CDS encoding YitT family protein has translation MNRALLNYLGIVVGAAITALGLNMFLIPNKIAAGGVSGLATVLHHLLGVPVGLTMIAFDVPLLLISLKVLGPRFGVNTLLGAVILALSIDVSAPYIPALTHDLLLSALYGGVISGLGLGIVFRSQGTTAGTDQIAAIINKLFSIPIGQALMMVDFFVIASAGIVFKSAELSLYALISLFVTSKLIDLIQEGPSSAKVFLIVTTIPETIADAILADLSRGVTLFSARGGYTKQAGEMVMCVVSTREVTQLKQLVSQLDEKAFVIVADAHEVLGEGFSK, from the coding sequence ATGAACAGAGCGTTACTAAACTATCTGGGGATTGTCGTGGGGGCGGCTATTACCGCCTTAGGGCTGAATATGTTTTTGATTCCCAACAAGATCGCGGCAGGCGGTGTCAGCGGGTTAGCCACTGTGCTGCATCATCTGCTGGGCGTGCCGGTTGGATTGACCATGATCGCCTTCGATGTGCCTTTACTGCTCATCAGTCTAAAGGTGCTGGGGCCACGTTTTGGCGTGAACACATTGCTGGGCGCTGTGATTCTGGCCTTGTCTATCGACGTTAGCGCTCCCTATATTCCGGCCTTGACCCATGACTTGCTGCTCAGTGCCTTATATGGCGGTGTTATCAGCGGTTTGGGGCTGGGGATTGTTTTTCGCTCGCAGGGTACAACGGCTGGGACCGATCAGATTGCGGCTATTATTAATAAACTTTTTTCTATTCCGATTGGTCAGGCCCTGATGATGGTGGATTTTTTCGTCATTGCGTCCGCCGGCATTGTGTTTAAAAGTGCCGAACTGTCGCTATACGCTTTGATTTCCCTGTTTGTAACAAGCAAACTTATTGATCTGATCCAGGAAGGCCCCAGTTCCGCTAAGGTGTTTCTGATCGTGACGACCATACCGGAAACGATAGCGGACGCCATTTTGGCCGACTTGTCCCGCGGCGTCACGCTGTTTTCGGCCCGCGGCGGCTATACCAAACAGGCCGGTGAAATGGTCATGTGCGTAGTCAGCACCAGAGAGGTTACACAGCTAAAGCAACTGGTGTCCCAACTTGATGAAAAAGCCTTTGTGATTGTAGCCGACGCCCATGAGGTGCTTGGTGAGGGATTTAGCAAATAA
- the csaB gene encoding polysaccharide pyruvyl transferase CsaB: protein MRQIVISGYYGFANAGDEAMLAAMIEALTELDPAMNIIVLSGNPADTRQRHGVESVYRLNYPEIIRVLANSDLLISGGGSLLQDVTSDRSLYYYLSIMMLAKKLNTPVMLYAQGIGPVRGRLAQAAMRYIGNMVDMITVRDEGSREELRRLKVTRPPVHVTADPVLAMHPVDREIGRAILRKHNLEGAAPLIGLSVREWKDWEHYKTVMAKAADAIVEQFGARVVFIPMQCPEDFAAAKKIVERTTREVHVLTEEYTTYELLSLVGNLDMLIGIRLHALIFAAVMHVPLAGISYDPKIDRFLECLGEQPVGTLKSITVETLIATVRELWAERQRPNRPWEERMNGLHEKAFRSAELALELIGKRQR, encoded by the coding sequence GTGCGTCAGATTGTTATATCCGGTTATTACGGCTTTGCCAATGCCGGCGATGAAGCCATGCTGGCGGCGATGATTGAAGCATTGACCGAGCTTGACCCGGCTATGAACATCATTGTCCTTTCCGGCAATCCTGCCGACACCCGGCAGCGGCATGGCGTAGAATCGGTATATCGCTTGAACTATCCCGAAATCATTCGCGTGCTGGCCAACAGCGATCTGTTGATTAGCGGTGGAGGCAGTCTGCTGCAGGATGTGACCAGTGATCGCAGTCTATATTACTATTTGAGTATTATGATGCTGGCCAAAAAGCTGAATACGCCGGTTATGCTCTATGCCCAGGGGATCGGCCCGGTTCGCGGCCGGCTGGCCCAGGCGGCTATGCGCTATATCGGCAACATGGTTGATATGATTACCGTACGGGATGAGGGGTCCCGCGAAGAATTGCGGCGCCTTAAGGTAACCCGGCCGCCGGTGCATGTTACCGCCGATCCGGTGCTGGCTATGCACCCGGTAGACCGGGAAATCGGCCGGGCTATTTTGCGCAAACATAATCTGGAGGGAGCGGCGCCGCTCATTGGCCTTTCAGTCCGGGAGTGGAAGGACTGGGAGCACTACAAGACGGTGATGGCCAAGGCGGCCGACGCGATTGTCGAGCAATTCGGGGCCCGGGTGGTGTTTATTCCCATGCAGTGCCCGGAGGACTTTGCCGCAGCAAAAAAAATCGTGGAACGCACTACCAGGGAAGTTCATGTTCTGACCGAAGAATATACCACATATGAATTACTGTCACTGGTTGGCAATCTGGATATGCTGATCGGTATCCGGCTGCATGCGCTGATCTTTGCTGCCGTTATGCATGTGCCCCTGGCGGGCATCTCCTATGATCCGAAAATCGACCGTTTTTTGGAATGTCTGGGTGAACAACCGGTAGGCACATTAAAATCCATTACAGTGGAGACACTAATAGCTACGGTGAGGGAACTGTGGGCGGAAAGACAGCGTCCTAACCGGCCTTGGGAAGAGCGAATGAATGGGCTCCATGAAAAAGCCTTCCGTAGTGCGGAACTGGCGTTGGAGTTAATCGGTAAACGACAGAGGTAG
- a CDS encoding DUF5693 family protein, producing MTEYRYNKLLILCIAVGFLAALAIGWQRHGLEENNSRVELVMDYEDITGLAQIEGVPVPELMHQFKDAGITSLAVYETTLEKLNKSGKILAVPGSQLLQQYRTGSMNDPRWRNFIEAGRILPEDVYIVGQDPLTFAEVKSDLLRRLSPERVVVLEEGTAPVLAVKASFEKLEKWNLGLSTAEMKEAAGYGFYVVARPTNYNKVTEDDVDAVFDRLRDIPGVSSLMFVGDEVLGYPDLLPHTVKRMQEQQLTLDMIEHPLQLQFLKQDGLLPLAAANHYRSARVYVIPKDEQPKLKPDEAIHRWVLTDQERNIRVNLLRNYEKPELGKTLVETNLDYVAGVRDALLENSFTIGPATYFPPYFPSALLLALVIFGTTAAGVLFLTLVYPFKPRYQYLLLALLTIGLSLPVLAGGGTLIRQATATMSAILFPVLSMTWQLDRWRANESLGSKTGLGRMLVLGTVGLTVTVLLSIMGGLFVGAVLADVRFLLEMEIFRGVKLIFVAPLVLITWVYLTRYSLFEEQLPLDRAGIGRQISKVLNYPVYLKTLLGAAFVAIAAWVYIGRSGHTAGVPVSALELKLRYFLEQVMYARPRGKEFVIGHPAFYLLLMAFCRRWPSTLRYSLVVVATIGQGSLAETFAHMRTPIFMSFIRGLDGLFMGIVCGIAALIGVQVLHYLLFVLGRRPAGHE from the coding sequence TTGACGGAATACAGATATAATAAACTACTTATTTTATGCATAGCTGTCGGCTTCCTGGCAGCACTGGCCATCGGCTGGCAGCGTCACGGCCTGGAGGAGAACAACTCGCGGGTTGAGCTGGTCATGGATTATGAGGATATTACCGGGCTGGCGCAAATCGAAGGCGTTCCTGTGCCGGAGCTGATGCACCAGTTCAAGGATGCGGGGATTACCTCGCTGGCCGTATACGAGACCACGCTGGAAAAGCTGAATAAAAGCGGTAAAATCCTGGCTGTGCCCGGCTCTCAACTGCTCCAGCAGTACCGGACGGGCTCGATGAATGATCCGCGCTGGCGGAACTTTATTGAGGCGGGACGTATTTTACCGGAGGATGTGTACATTGTGGGTCAGGATCCCCTGACCTTTGCCGAGGTGAAGAGTGACCTCCTGCGCCGGCTGAGCCCGGAGCGGGTTGTTGTGCTGGAAGAGGGCACTGCCCCGGTACTAGCTGTCAAAGCCAGCTTTGAAAAACTGGAAAAGTGGAACTTAGGCCTGTCGACTGCCGAAATGAAAGAAGCGGCCGGCTATGGGTTTTATGTTGTGGCCCGGCCTACTAACTATAATAAGGTGACGGAAGACGACGTCGATGCCGTTTTTGACCGTCTCCGGGACATTCCCGGCGTCAGTTCGCTCATGTTTGTCGGCGATGAGGTACTGGGCTATCCGGATCTTCTGCCCCATACGGTAAAACGGATGCAGGAACAGCAGCTTACGCTGGACATGATTGAGCATCCGCTGCAGCTGCAGTTTCTAAAACAGGACGGGTTGTTGCCGTTGGCTGCCGCCAATCACTACCGGTCAGCCCGGGTATATGTCATTCCCAAGGACGAACAGCCCAAGTTAAAACCGGACGAAGCCATCCACCGCTGGGTATTGACCGACCAGGAGCGCAATATCCGGGTCAATCTGCTGCGAAATTATGAAAAGCCGGAGCTGGGTAAGACACTGGTGGAAACCAATCTGGACTATGTTGCCGGTGTCAGGGATGCCTTGCTGGAAAACAGCTTTACCATCGGGCCGGCTACTTATTTCCCCCCTTACTTCCCGTCAGCGTTGCTGTTAGCGTTGGTGATTTTCGGCACGACGGCGGCCGGGGTACTGTTTTTAACTTTGGTTTATCCTTTTAAGCCGCGGTATCAATATTTGCTGCTGGCGTTGCTTACCATTGGATTGAGCCTGCCGGTACTGGCTGGCGGTGGCACGTTGATCCGCCAGGCTACGGCCACTATGAGCGCCATTTTATTCCCTGTGCTGTCCATGACTTGGCAGCTTGACCGGTGGCGAGCCAACGAGAGTCTGGGTTCTAAAACAGGGCTGGGCCGCATGCTGGTACTGGGAACGGTGGGTCTGACTGTAACCGTGCTGCTATCCATTATGGGCGGTCTGTTTGTCGGTGCTGTGCTGGCCGATGTCCGCTTTTTATTGGAAATGGAGATTTTCCGGGGCGTTAAGCTGATTTTCGTGGCGCCGTTAGTGTTGATTACCTGGGTGTACCTGACCCGGTACAGCCTGTTTGAAGAGCAACTGCCGCTGGACCGGGCCGGCATCGGACGGCAAATCAGCAAAGTACTGAACTACCCTGTCTATTTAAAAACCTTACTGGGAGCGGCCTTTGTGGCGATTGCCGCCTGGGTGTATATCGGACGGTCGGGCCATACGGCCGGCGTACCGGTATCGGCACTGGAATTGAAGCTACGCTACTTTTTGGAGCAGGTCATGTATGCCCGGCCGCGGGGCAAGGAATTTGTGATTGGCCATCCGGCCTTTTACTTGCTGCTCATGGCTTTTTGCCGGCGTTGGCCGTCGACGCTGCGCTATTCTCTTGTCGTAGTGGCCACCATTGGCCAGGGCTCATTGGCTGAAACCTTCGCTCATATGCGGACGCCCATTTTCATGTCCTTTATCCGGGGACTGGATGGTTTGTTTATGGGAATTGTCTGCGGGATCGCCGCCTTAATCGGCGTACAGGTCCTTCACTATCTGCTGTTTGTGCTGGGAAGGAGACCTGCGGGACATGAGTAA